From Saccharothrix espanaensis DSM 44229, the proteins below share one genomic window:
- a CDS encoding DegV family protein produces the protein MSTTIVTDSTAYLPEGFAERHGIRVVPLHVAVDGRSRLDGVDFGPAELAAALGDHRRVTTSRPTPGELAEVYRSVLADGADGIVSVHLSRELSGTWEAARLAAEEVDPDRIRVVDSRATGMGLGFAALAACSPPDGVLAERAAADAAARIRMFFCVETLDHLRRGGRIGAAAALVGTALAVKPLLHVDDGRIVPLEKVRTTSRAIGRLVDLAATAAGSGPVGLAVHHLAAPERAAELATRLDERVPGSTGCLISEVGAVIGAHTGPGVMGVVVLPGGYE, from the coding sequence GTGTCCACCACGATCGTCACCGACTCCACGGCGTACCTGCCCGAGGGGTTCGCCGAGCGGCACGGCATCCGGGTCGTCCCGCTGCACGTCGCGGTGGACGGCCGGAGCAGGTTGGACGGGGTCGACTTCGGCCCGGCGGAACTCGCCGCGGCCCTCGGGGACCACCGCCGGGTCACCACGTCCCGGCCCACTCCGGGCGAGTTGGCCGAGGTGTACCGCTCGGTGCTGGCCGACGGCGCGGACGGGATCGTGTCGGTGCACCTGTCCCGTGAGCTGTCCGGGACGTGGGAGGCGGCGCGGCTGGCCGCCGAGGAGGTCGATCCCGACCGGATCCGGGTGGTCGACTCGCGGGCGACCGGGATGGGCCTGGGCTTCGCGGCGCTGGCCGCGTGCTCGCCCCCGGACGGCGTGCTCGCCGAGCGGGCCGCGGCGGACGCGGCCGCGCGGATCCGGATGTTCTTCTGCGTGGAGACCTTGGACCACCTGCGGCGCGGCGGTCGGATCGGTGCGGCGGCGGCTCTGGTGGGCACGGCGCTGGCGGTCAAACCCCTGCTGCACGTGGACGACGGCCGGATCGTGCCGTTGGAGAAGGTGCGCACCACGAGCCGGGCGATCGGCCGGCTGGTCGACCTCGCCGCGACCGCGGCCGGGTCCGGCCCGGTGGGTCTGGCGGTGCACCACCTGGCCGCCCCGGAGCGGGCGGCCGAGTTGGCGACCCGCCTGGACGAGCGGGTCCCGGGGTCGACCGGTTGCCTGATCTCCGAGGTAGGAGCGGTGATCGGGGCGCACACCGGGCCCGGCGTCATGGGGGTCGTGGTCCTGCCCGGCGGCTACGAATAG
- the rsfS gene encoding ribosome silencing factor, with product MAATDEARRSALVAASAAADKKAHDVIVLDVSDQLVITDVFVIASAPNERQVGAIVDNIEEKLREAGRKPVRREGAREGRWVLLDFVDLVVHVQHVDERSFYGLERLWKDCPRIEFDAGPVADEVAEA from the coding sequence GTGGCAGCCACCGACGAGGCACGACGGTCGGCGCTGGTCGCCGCGAGCGCGGCGGCCGACAAGAAGGCGCACGACGTGATCGTGCTCGACGTGTCGGACCAACTGGTGATCACGGACGTGTTCGTGATCGCGTCCGCTCCCAACGAGCGGCAGGTCGGCGCGATCGTGGACAACATCGAGGAGAAGTTGCGCGAAGCGGGCCGCAAGCCGGTCCGCCGCGAGGGCGCGCGCGAAGGTCGCTGGGTCCTGCTGGACTTCGTGGACCTCGTGGTGCACGTCCAGCACGTGGACGAACGCAGCTTCTACGGCCTTGAGCGGCTGTGGAAGGACTGCCCGCGGATCGAGTTCGACGCCGGCCCGGTAGCCGACGAGGTCGCCGAGGCATGA
- a CDS encoding ComEA family DNA-binding protein yields MFDEKPDTTATRLDALIARNQGRHRVDEPPLVVFASSSGGADPPGRWRALLRRWRPGPALPRRPIVFGGVLAGVALAVALSLWWQRPEPESPPALPLAAEVSRLPEQVVVNVVGEVPRPGLVTVTSGARVAEAVHAAGGPNPGADLSGLNLARRVSDGEQIAVGIPPQNPEDHRQPINLNTATKEQLDGLPGVGPVTAQRIVDRRLKRGPFTSIDQLGEIEGIGEAKLAKLGDLVRL; encoded by the coding sequence ATGTTCGACGAGAAACCGGATACCACGGCAACCCGCCTCGACGCGCTGATCGCCCGGAACCAGGGCCGGCATCGCGTCGACGAGCCCCCGCTGGTCGTCTTCGCCTCATCGTCCGGCGGGGCGGACCCGCCCGGCCGGTGGCGCGCGCTCCTGCGCCGGTGGCGGCCGGGTCCCGCGTTACCCCGCCGCCCGATCGTCTTCGGCGGCGTGCTGGCCGGCGTGGCGCTGGCGGTCGCGCTCAGCCTCTGGTGGCAACGGCCCGAACCCGAGTCGCCGCCCGCCCTGCCGCTCGCCGCGGAGGTGAGCAGGCTCCCGGAGCAGGTGGTCGTCAACGTCGTGGGCGAGGTGCCCAGACCCGGCCTGGTGACGGTCACCAGCGGTGCCCGCGTCGCCGAGGCCGTCCACGCGGCCGGCGGCCCCAACCCGGGTGCCGACCTCAGCGGGCTCAACCTGGCCCGTCGTGTCTCCGACGGCGAGCAGATCGCCGTCGGCATCCCGCCCCAGAACCCAGAGGACCACCGGCAACCGATCAACCTCAACACCGCGACGAAGGAACAACTGGACGGGCTTCCCGGCGTGGGACCCGTGACGGCACAACGGATCGTGGACCGCCGCCTGAAACGCGGCCCGTTCACCTCCATCGACCAGCTCGGCGAGATCGAAGGGATAGGTGAAGCCAAACTGGCCAAGCTCGGCGACCTGGTCCGCCTCTGA
- a CDS encoding histidine phosphatase family protein, producing the protein MTLNRLVLWRHGETDYNATGRMQGHLDVGLTETGWNQARFAVPVLAGFAPELVVASDLRRARDTATVFTTATGIGLRVDERLRETNLGKWQGLTSDEIEVEWPGMLDEWRSDATLAPPDGENRTEVAERALAVVEEVDREFTDTVLLCAHGGLISALTGRLLDLPVDRWSLLGGIGNCHWTVFTRRPRGDGRWRLSSYNAGTTR; encoded by the coding sequence ATGACCCTGAACCGGCTCGTGCTGTGGCGGCACGGTGAGACCGACTACAACGCGACCGGACGGATGCAGGGTCATCTGGACGTCGGACTGACCGAGACCGGCTGGAACCAGGCGCGCTTCGCCGTGCCGGTGCTGGCCGGGTTCGCACCCGAGCTGGTGGTGGCCTCCGACCTGCGGCGGGCGCGCGACACGGCGACCGTGTTCACCACCGCCACCGGTATCGGGCTGCGGGTCGACGAGCGGCTCCGGGAGACCAACCTCGGCAAGTGGCAGGGCCTGACCTCGGACGAGATCGAGGTCGAGTGGCCGGGGATGCTCGACGAGTGGCGCTCGGACGCGACGCTCGCGCCGCCGGACGGCGAGAACCGGACCGAGGTCGCCGAGCGCGCGCTCGCCGTGGTCGAAGAGGTCGATCGGGAGTTCACCGACACCGTGCTGCTGTGCGCGCACGGCGGTCTGATCAGCGCGTTGACCGGGCGGCTGCTGGACCTGCCGGTGGACCGGTGGTCGCTGCTCGGCGGTATCGGCAACTGCCACTGGACGGTGTTCACCCGGCGGCCCCGGGGTGACGGCCGGTGGCGGCTGTCGTCGTACAACGCCGGCACCACCCGGTGA
- the octT gene encoding diglucosylglycerate octanoyltransferase, with product MAAVVVQRRHHPVRLLVLGDSLTFHGPQGPVPADNPRLWPNVAATALGGHAELVAGFGWTARDAWWALTGDPRVWSLLPRTDVLVLAVGHMDTLPSPLPTFLRQGLRYLRPDGLRRRARDAYRTLQPGLSRLFGGRPVALPPHLTVRYLDSCVRSVQAFEPDVQAVGMTPSVHVSPAYASVHTGRAAAERAVRAWSSRTGVPLLDVPPIVGEHVRSRRGNPDGMHWGWEGHALVGAAMADLIRSVAVSHSEPAEP from the coding sequence GTGGCGGCTGTCGTCGTACAACGCCGGCACCACCCGGTGAGACTGCTCGTCCTCGGTGATTCGCTGACGTTCCACGGTCCGCAGGGGCCGGTGCCCGCCGACAACCCACGGTTGTGGCCCAATGTGGCGGCGACCGCGCTGGGCGGCCACGCGGAGCTGGTGGCGGGGTTCGGGTGGACCGCCCGGGACGCCTGGTGGGCGTTGACGGGCGATCCGCGCGTCTGGTCGTTGTTGCCGCGCACGGACGTGCTCGTGCTCGCCGTGGGGCACATGGACACGTTGCCGTCGCCCTTGCCGACCTTCTTGCGGCAGGGCCTTCGCTACCTGCGCCCGGACGGGCTGCGCCGCCGGGCGCGGGACGCGTACCGGACGCTCCAACCTGGGCTTTCCCGGCTGTTCGGGGGTCGGCCGGTGGCGTTGCCGCCGCATCTGACGGTGCGGTACCTGGATTCGTGCGTTCGTTCCGTGCAGGCGTTCGAGCCGGACGTGCAAGCGGTCGGGATGACGCCGTCCGTGCACGTGTCCCCGGCGTACGCCAGCGTGCACACGGGACGTGCGGCGGCGGAGCGCGCTGTGCGGGCGTGGTCGTCGCGCACCGGCGTGCCGTTGTTGGACGTGCCTCCGATCGTCGGGGAACACGTGCGGTCACGGCGTGGCAACCCGGACGGTATGCACTGGGGCTGGGAGGGTCACGCGCTGGTCGGCGCGGCGATGGCCGATCTCATCAGGTCCGTGGCGGTCAGCCATTCGGAGCCGGCCGAGCCGTAG
- the nadD gene encoding nicotinate-nucleotide adenylyltransferase, translating to MSNRRIGVMGGTFDPVHHGHLVAASEVQARFELDEVIFVPTGQPWQKIDHEVSPAEDRYLMTVVATASNPRFSVSRVDIDRAGPTYTFDTLNDLKAMHPDADLFFITGADALEQILSWRRADDVFRLAHFIGVTRPGYELDDTHLPPGAVSLVEVPAMAISSTAVRARTASGLPVWYLVPDGVVQYISKRRLYSVPD from the coding sequence ATGTCCAACCGCCGGATCGGCGTCATGGGTGGCACCTTCGACCCGGTGCACCACGGCCACCTCGTCGCGGCCAGCGAGGTCCAGGCCAGGTTCGAGCTCGACGAAGTGATCTTCGTGCCGACCGGCCAGCCCTGGCAGAAGATCGACCACGAGGTCAGCCCCGCCGAGGACCGCTACCTGATGACGGTCGTCGCCACCGCGTCCAACCCGAGGTTCTCGGTCAGCCGGGTCGACATCGACCGGGCCGGACCCACCTACACGTTCGACACGCTCAACGACCTCAAGGCGATGCACCCGGACGCCGACCTGTTCTTCATCACCGGCGCGGACGCGCTGGAGCAGATCCTGTCCTGGCGGCGCGCCGACGACGTGTTCAGGCTGGCCCACTTCATCGGCGTCACGCGGCCCGGCTACGAATTGGACGACACCCACCTCCCGCCGGGCGCGGTGTCCCTCGTGGAAGTGCCCGCGATGGCCATCTCGTCCACCGCCGTGCGCGCCCGCACCGCCTCCGGCCTGCCGGTCTGGTACCTCGTCCCGGACGGTGTCGTTCAGTACATATCGAAGCGCAGGCTTTACTCGGTGCCGGACTGA